From Salvelinus sp. IW2-2015 linkage group LG2, ASM291031v2, whole genome shotgun sequence, one genomic window encodes:
- the pou3f3a gene encoding POU domain, class 3, transcription factor 3-A, with amino-acid sequence MVWGMATATSSPYLASNRILSTGSIVHSDRGVGDMQPGSTAITSVSGGYRGDSSVKMVQSDFMQGAIATSNGGHMLSHAHQWVTSLPHAAAAAAAVAAAEXGSPWSPGPVGMTGSPQLQDVKRNSGREDLHSGSALHHRSSHLGSHQAHPGAWGGTSSAHISSISEGQQQQQSLMYSQTGGFTVNGMLSSPGSRSLMHPGMVRGESPDLDHGSHHHHHHHHQHPHHPQHHVGVSHDAQSDEDTPTSDDLEHFAKQFKQRRIKLGFTQADVGLALGTLYGNVFSQTTICRFEALQLSFKNMCKLKPLLNKWLEEADSTTGSPTSIDKIAAQGRKRKKRTSIEVSVKGALESHFLKSPKPAAQEITSLADSLQLEKEVVRVWFCNRRQKEKRMTPPGLPHSPEDEYSQVDNMSAGTPSPSMDCKRMFSDT; translated from the coding sequence ATGGTTTGGGGAATGGCAACAGCCACCTCCAGTCCATACCTGGCCAGCAATAGGATCCTGTCCACCGGCTCCATCGTGCACTCAGACCGGGGGGTCGGTGACATGCAGCCGGGGAGCACTGCTATCACCTCGGTGTCGGGCGGATACAGAGGGGACTCCTCGGTGAAGATGGTGCAGAGTGACTTCATGCAGGGCGCTATTGCGACGAGCAACGGGGGACACATGTTAAGCCATGCTCACCAGTGGGTGACATCCCTGCCTCACGCCGCCGCTGCAGCAGCCGCAGTGGCAGCTGCCGAAKCCGGTTCTCCCTGGTCCCCCGGCCCGGTGGGAATGACAGGCAGCCCGCAGCTGCAGGACGTGAAGAGAAACTCCGGCAGAGAGGACCTGCACTCGGGCTCCGCTCTACACCATAGGTCTTCGCATCTGGGCTCCCACCAGGCACACCCAGGAGCCTGGGGAGGCACCTCATCCGCTCACATCTCCAGCATCTCCGaaggacagcagcagcaacagtcgCTGATGTACTCCCAGACCGGGGGATTCACGGTTAACGGGATGCTCAGCTCACCGGGTAGTAGAAGCCTAATGCACCCGGGGATGGTGAGGGGGGAATCCCCTGATCTCGACCACGGcagccaccatcatcaccaccaccaccaccagcatccACATCATCCGCAGCACCACGTCGGGGTGAGCCATGACGCTCAGTCCGACGAGGATACGCCAACCTCGGACGACCTGGAGCACTTCGCCAAACAGTTCAAACAGCGCCGGATCAAACTGGGCTTTACACAAGCGGACGTGGGATTGGCGCTGGGCACCCTGTACGGAAACGTCTTCTCACAGACCACGATATGCAGGTTCGAGGCCCTGCAGCTGAGCTTCAAGAACATGTGCAAGCTGAAGCCGCTGCTCAACAAATGGCTGGAGGAAGCCGACTCGACCACCGGTAGCCCCACCAGCATCGATAAGATCGCGGCGCAGGGCAGGAAGAGGAAAAAGCGCACGTCCATCGAGGTGAGCGTCAAAGGAGCTTTGGAGAGCCACTTTCTCAAAAGCCCCAAACCAGCAGCCCAGGAGATCACCTCTCTGGCGGACAGTTTACAGCTGGAGAAGGAGGTGGTCCGGGTCTGGTTCTGCAACCGCAggcagaaggagaagaggatgacGCCGCCGGGGCTGCCACACAGCCCGGAGGACGAGTACTCCCAGGTCGACAACATGAGCGCAGGCACACCGTCACCTTCCATGGACTGCAAGCGAATGTTCAGCGATACGTGA